The genomic segment TCCATTCCGGCCATAAACACATGTTGGAATTCCAATCCTTTGGCATTATGAACCGTCATTAAGATTACATAGTCTGGTAAATCTTTGGTATTGTCCTCACTGGTGATGAGTGAGATATTTCCCAGATATTCTTCCAAAGTTGCTTCTGGATTTGTTTCTTCAAATTCCTTCAGCGCATTGACAAATTCATTTAAATTGGAAAGTTTAGAAAAGGATTCTTCTGTTCCCTCATTTTCCAAAAATTCTCGGTAACCAGAATGTTCCAAAACCTCATAGGCGATTTCGGAAGGAGTTTTTTTTCCCAAATCTTCCATAGCAGAATCAAACATTCGATGTAAAGAAGCTAACTTTTGCAAGGTTCCCTTTTTGACATCAGGAACTGATCTGCCCAAACATTCAAATAAAGAAAGACCTTCGCTCACCGAATAGGATAACAAACGACTCACAGTTGTATCACCGATTCCTCTCGGAGGAGAGTTAATGATCCGAAGCAGGGAAGTAGAGTCCACCGGATTCACGACAACAGAAAGGTATGCAATTAAATCCTTAACTTCCTTTCTGTCAAAAAACCGAAATCCACCAAAAATTTTATACGGGATGGCTTTTTTCCGTAAAGCCTCTTCAAAGTATCGGGACTGGGAATTCGTTCTATAAAATACTGCGAAATTCGAATACTTCTGCCCCCTTCTCACACCCATTTGGATTTTTTGTACAATCCCCTCTGATTCTTCCATTTCATTCTGGTAAGAACTGAGTTTGATTTTATCCCCCATGGGATTTTCAGTGCGAAGGGTCTTATTGGTTCTTTGTTTGTTATTAGAAATTAAAGCAGCGGCAGTTTCGATAATGGTTTTTGTAGATCGATAATTTTCTTCCAACTTAACAACTACAGCATCTGGATAATCTTTTTTGAAATTTAGAATATTCGAAATATCTGCACCACGCCAAGAATAAATGGACTGGTCATCATCACCAACTACACATAAATTTTTATGAAAAGAAGAAAGGGACTGAACTAAATGGTATTGGATTTTGTTCGTATCTTGGTATTCGTCTACCATGATGTATTTCCAAAGTCTTTGGTATTTCTCCAAAATCACAGGAAAATCACGAAACAAAATTACCGTTTTTAAAATTAAATCCCCAAAATCGAGTGCATTTCGTAAATCCTTTCGTTTTTCATATTCTAGAAAAACAGAAGCAATCGTCTTTGTATAAGAGTCGTCGGCTTTCTTTTTCGCATATTCTTCTGCAGTCATAAAAGAATCTTTAGCTGCAGAGAATGTATTCGCGAGAGCAGATGGTCGAAACTCCTTCGTATCCATATCTTTGGATTTTAAAATTTCTTTGATGAGTGACTCTTGCATGTCACTGTCGTATACGGTAAAATTATTCCCTATGCCAAGAGCTTGACCTTCCCTACGAAGTAGATACAAACAAAGGGAGTGAAACGTCCTTACAAGTGGTTCCCCATTCCCCTCAGGAATCAAACTCCTACAACGAGTTCGCATTTCTTCGGCAGCTTTATTCGTAAATGTTACAGCGAGGATTTGATTGGGATAAACTTTGTGATTTAAAATTAGGTTCGCAATTCGGTAAGTAATGACTCGTGTTTTTCCAGACCCAGCTCCTGCCAAAATGAGGAGTGGACCTTCTACCGCTTCAACAGCTTTTTTTTGTTCTGAATTGAGTCCAACTAACTCCACTTAGAATCGCATATCCCCAATACCAAAAACAAACTGAAAGCTGTTATTGTCTGGATAAAGTCCAAAAGGTCTGTCTTCCACTCCCGTATAACGAATTCTTTGTGCAAAATACAAACGAAGCGGTAATACTGGAATTTGAATTCTAAGACCGAACCCCCAAGAAAAACGGAAATTCGACATAGAAAGGTTTTTACTAGATAAAACTAAATTCCCTGGATCATTCACAACAAGAGGAGACTCAGGTAATTTTTGACCATAGGAATTGTAATTTTCGTAGAGGTATGTTTCCACCGGTTCTTTTTCCCGCTGCGCACGAACCAAAGCATCATAATTTCGGAAGAACTCTTTTCTTTCTCCAACAGCTCTGTTAATTTGTTCATACATCGCACCGGCATCGAAGAAAATAACAAACCAAAGCAAGGAAGGCTCAATGGGAAACCGTAACTCCGAAGTAAATAAAACCCTGCTCGAAGCCCCATCCTTCCATTCATCTGGATAGTATTTATCATCAAAAAACCATCCACGAAGAGATTCATATCCCCCGAGGAAAAGTCGATCTTGTACTTGGATGTAAGGAATTCTTTCTTTGTCCTGATTTTTATACTTAGGTGTTCTTTCGAAAGTGAACACGGATGAAGTTCGGAACTGTTGCACCACGCGCCATCGCCTAAGTGCGTTTTTGCGAATGAGTCCAAAAAATGTATAATCAAACCAAGTGTGGTAGTATTCCAAAATAGGGCTAAACTGGTCAAAATGACTTTCTCCACCAAGGAACTGACCTACGTTATCCACAGAAAAAATTAAATTAAAACCCTGGGTTGAATTGAATACGTTATCACGGCTATCGTAAGCAATACCATTTGTTAGTTGAGAACGAAATTGCCATCCACGATCAACTTCCGCCAAAACCTGATCAGACACAAGGGAAGTGGGTCTGGTTGATGCAAAGAAAGACGGCGAATAACGATGGAAGTGGGTCCAGTTGATGAGAAACCTATGACCAAGTCCCGCACTCACACCCACACCCGAACGTTCGTAAGACGCAACTTCCTTAATCCCTTGGTTGTTGTTCTCCGTAATGGAAGTAGCACCCACGTATAGAGTTCTAGAAGAATAAAAAGCAGAAAGAGTGAGAGACCAAGGTTTATCCATAAACCAAGGTTCTGTCCAAGAAATTTGTAAATAACGGCGGATCGGACCAAACTCCACCCTACCGGTGATTTGTTGTCCAGAACCATTTAGGTTATTTTCACCTAACTGCGTAAAGATGGAGAAACCGGTAATGGTTCCGTATCCACCCCCCATCGAAACAGTTCCAGTGGGTTGTTCTACAAGTTCGATGATAAGGTTCATTTTCGTTTCATCGGAACCGGGTCTCATATTAAAGTTTACTTCTTTGAAGTAACCTAAGTTAAAGATACGTTCACGAGAACGGTTTACCAGTGTGGAGTTAAAAAGATCACCTGGTTTGAAAAGAAGTTCTCTACGGATTACGCGGTCTTGGGTTTTTTTATTACCCTTGATGATCACATTTTCAATAAAAGCTAAGTTATTTTCACGAATAGTAAAATCTACGTGAATGAATTTTTTCCCTCTAAGTTTTGGTTCCTCTTCGTAAACCTTTCTTAATTTAGCAACGTTTAACCTTCCGTATTCCTCATTACAATCAGCGACAGCATCACTACTCCCACGTTTATCGCAATTTTCATACCTTGAAAGTGAACCATCACTTAACTCAATCACCTTTCTACGAGGGATTACTTGTGCAAACAAATACCCTTTCGCTGAATAGGCTTCGTTGATAGAAGCTCTATCTTTTTGAAATTTGCTTTCATCGAATACCTCGCCGACATCAGCAGGTGCAAATTCAAATTGATCTTCTAAAAATTTTACAGGATAAACAGGAGCCCACTCTTCTTTAGGAGTTCCGATAGGGTTGTTTTCTTTGTTTAAAAATTGCGGCATCCCATTGGGAGCA from the Leptospira congkakensis genome contains:
- a CDS encoding ATP-dependent helicase → MELVGLNSEQKKAVEAVEGPLLILAGAGSGKTRVITYRIANLILNHKVYPNQILAVTFTNKAAEEMRTRCRSLIPEGNGEPLVRTFHSLCLYLLRREGQALGIGNNFTVYDSDMQESLIKEILKSKDMDTKEFRPSALANTFSAAKDSFMTAEEYAKKKADDSYTKTIASVFLEYEKRKDLRNALDFGDLILKTVILFRDFPVILEKYQRLWKYIMVDEYQDTNKIQYHLVQSLSSFHKNLCVVGDDDQSIYSWRGADISNILNFKKDYPDAVVVKLEENYRSTKTIIETAAALISNNKQRTNKTLRTENPMGDKIKLSSYQNEMEESEGIVQKIQMGVRRGQKYSNFAVFYRTNSQSRYFEEALRKKAIPYKIFGGFRFFDRKEVKDLIAYLSVVVNPVDSTSLLRIINSPPRGIGDTTVSRLLSYSVSEGLSLFECLGRSVPDVKKGTLQKLASLHRMFDSAMEDLGKKTPSEIAYEVLEHSGYREFLENEGTEESFSKLSNLNEFVNALKEFEETNPEATLEEYLGNISLITSEDNTKDLPDYVILMTVHNAKGLEFQHVFMAGMEEGTFPHFLSIDSPDGLEEERRLAYVAITRARKNLEISFSRFTRKFGDIEARLPSQFLEELPSQFIDGEFTESRYGVRRPEFTPRAERFQKSEEKFETVLAKTGDGDYQVGTKVRHKVYGEGRILSVSGSGDNRKVEVRFGSHLDKKFLLAYTPLEIIS
- a CDS encoding BamA/OMP85 family outer membrane protein; translated protein: MNIRKKIKFFSLFVLSLLLLVSAEWVSLWSNKSVFIDKVITKIEFKGNINTSSDDILELMDMRPGIQLSQGILNADMRALFVSGFFYHIDIQGEADGDGVKILVIVKERPRVKDIDFIGADEVFPSDLRDKIPLKENEVITPKKVTLSKEVILKKYRDEGFFLAYVRFETEPVNPETNTVKVKFIIDEGEEIPVSKINIFGNNEIDTYDLQGIMDLKESGIIESGVFKESAFESDKQKIAGYLKSRGYVDAELSNEGTNWEIRWENPLKKDKRVVIVNFKIIEGEQYFYNGYSTSHDMTIAPNGMPQFLNKENNPIGTPKEEWAPVYPVKFLEDQFEFAPADVGEVFDESKFQKDRASINEAYSAKGYLFAQVIPRRKVIELSDGSLSRYENCDKRGSSDAVADCNEEYGRLNVAKLRKVYEEEPKLRGKKFIHVDFTIRENNLAFIENVIIKGNKKTQDRVIRRELLFKPGDLFNSTLVNRSRERIFNLGYFKEVNFNMRPGSDETKMNLIIELVEQPTGTVSMGGGYGTITGFSIFTQLGENNLNGSGQQITGRVEFGPIRRYLQISWTEPWFMDKPWSLTLSAFYSSRTLYVGATSITENNNQGIKEVASYERSGVGVSAGLGHRFLINWTHFHRYSPSFFASTRPTSLVSDQVLAEVDRGWQFRSQLTNGIAYDSRDNVFNSTQGFNLIFSVDNVGQFLGGESHFDQFSPILEYYHTWFDYTFFGLIRKNALRRWRVVQQFRTSSVFTFERTPKYKNQDKERIPYIQVQDRLFLGGYESLRGWFFDDKYYPDEWKDGASSRVLFTSELRFPIEPSLLWFVIFFDAGAMYEQINRAVGERKEFFRNYDALVRAQREKEPVETYLYENYNSYGQKLPESPLVVNDPGNLVLSSKNLSMSNFRFSWGFGLRIQIPVLPLRLYFAQRIRYTGVEDRPFGLYPDNNSFQFVFGIGDMRF